The following are encoded in a window of Phycisphaerae bacterium genomic DNA:
- a CDS encoding PAC2 family protein translates to MGELLRLHDRPRLTDGRMVMALDGWMDGGEISTGTAEYLLRKLDAARIGEIDSEDFYILSFPGPMEVSALFRPHTRIRDGSVVSLSSPQNVIYCSQAHNLVFLKGREPNLRWSRYLDEVLDLAVGLGVTLICFVGSVAGMVPHTREPRYFASISDPTLRPMLDRCGIKLSNYEGPASIITQMILAAPQRDIRMMSLVAEIPAYVQGRNARCIESAVRKVAGLLDLSVEFDDLRQAADELEKKLNDIVEGREELATYIKKLEEDYDNQVFDTQMGDLKQWLEQQGIRLD, encoded by the coding sequence GTGGGCGAGTTGTTGAGGCTTCACGATCGGCCGAGGCTGACCGACGGCCGAATGGTTATGGCGCTGGACGGCTGGATGGACGGGGGCGAGATTTCGACGGGCACGGCTGAGTACCTGCTCCGAAAGCTCGACGCGGCCAGGATCGGCGAAATCGATTCGGAAGACTTCTACATCCTCAGCTTTCCCGGACCGATGGAGGTCTCAGCCCTGTTTCGCCCGCACACGCGGATTCGCGACGGCAGCGTGGTCTCGCTGAGCTCGCCGCAGAACGTCATCTACTGCAGCCAGGCCCACAACCTGGTCTTTCTCAAAGGCCGAGAGCCGAATCTCAGGTGGTCGCGGTACCTCGACGAGGTCTTGGACCTGGCGGTGGGGCTGGGGGTGACGTTGATCTGCTTCGTCGGCAGCGTGGCGGGCATGGTGCCGCACACGCGGGAACCCCGTTACTTCGCTTCGATCTCCGATCCGACGCTGCGGCCGATGCTGGATCGCTGCGGGATCAAGCTCTCCAACTACGAGGGCCCGGCCAGCATCATCACCCAGATGATCTTGGCTGCGCCGCAGCGGGATATCCGGATGATGAGCCTGGTGGCTGAGATTCCCGCCTACGTCCAGGGGCGGAACGCCCGGTGCATCGAATCGGCGGTGCGTAAGGTCGCCGGACTGCTCGACCTGTCGGTGGAGTTCGATGATCTGCGCCAGGCCGCCGACGAACTGGAAAAGAAGCTCAACGACATCGTCGAAGGCCGAGAAGAACTGGCGACGTACATCAAGAAGCTCGAGGAAGACTACGACAACCAGGTCTTCGACACCCAGATGGGCGACCTGAAGCAGTGGCTCGAGCAGCAGGGCATCCGCCTGGACTAA
- a CDS encoding YkgJ family cysteine cluster protein produces the protein MTDKRTQQIDESIRFSCQSCTACCNQPWRTSIETDKAHALDAHDWGKYPQLAGRAFYNPPADGRPGYYDLAKGEGNKCLFLDTDGLCIIHKEMGPAAKPTMCRQFPLMVSRTWTEDRVSTSFGCPAVRNCQGQPLTEQRVEIEELIPLGQIAYKPDAPLVLDTVCRLDPAEGDALCERAVRIFDSSRDGDIWQRFGQLLALLAAVRVLKAQGQASGVNLLESLRSDQPLPETPEVGEILAWPEAKLAPMSVRFLFAATLFPDVLPIGATGSLGFLRRLKLVPKLLALAKLSGRYSSRMLGCEVSIDQTLSHPVEPEMTDGACDLLLRYYRSRLWQRFPAGTCLTVVAGIHQHIHDLNAVIFLSRALALDEGRSVLDEDLVGRSLAMVEFHLANQTRLYSHTLKGHLKSSLDDLMLAAKSLRLMALRVEEPVLEAVGA, from the coding sequence ATGACCGATAAGCGAACCCAACAGATCGACGAATCGATCCGGTTTTCCTGTCAAAGCTGCACCGCGTGCTGCAATCAGCCGTGGCGCACCTCCATCGAAACCGACAAGGCCCATGCCCTCGACGCCCACGACTGGGGCAAATACCCGCAGCTTGCCGGCAGGGCGTTCTACAATCCGCCGGCCGACGGACGCCCCGGGTATTACGATCTGGCCAAGGGCGAAGGCAACAAGTGCCTCTTCCTGGACACCGACGGTCTGTGCATCATCCACAAGGAGATGGGCCCAGCCGCCAAGCCGACCATGTGCCGGCAATTCCCGCTGATGGTTTCTCGGACCTGGACCGAGGACCGGGTCTCCACGAGCTTCGGGTGTCCCGCCGTGCGGAATTGCCAGGGCCAGCCGCTGACCGAACAGCGGGTCGAGATCGAAGAACTGATCCCGTTGGGCCAGATCGCCTACAAGCCCGATGCTCCGCTGGTGCTCGATACGGTCTGCCGCCTCGACCCAGCCGAAGGCGACGCCCTCTGCGAAAGGGCGGTCCGCATCTTCGACTCCAGCCGGGACGGTGATATATGGCAGCGGTTTGGGCAGTTGCTGGCTCTGCTCGCGGCGGTGCGGGTGCTCAAGGCCCAGGGCCAGGCGTCCGGTGTGAACCTGCTCGAATCGCTGCGTTCGGATCAGCCGCTTCCCGAGACGCCGGAGGTCGGCGAAATCCTGGCCTGGCCGGAGGCGAAACTGGCCCCGATGTCCGTGCGTTTCCTCTTCGCCGCCACGCTGTTTCCCGACGTCCTGCCGATCGGGGCGACCGGTTCGCTGGGTTTCCTGCGGCGGCTGAAACTGGTGCCGAAGCTTCTGGCGCTGGCCAAGCTGTCCGGCCGGTATTCGTCGCGGATGCTGGGTTGCGAGGTCTCGATCGATCAGACGCTTTCGCACCCGGTCGAGCCGGAGATGACGGACGGGGCTTGCGATCTTCTGCTGCGCTATTATCGCTCGCGGCTGTGGCAGCGTTTCCCCGCCGGGACGTGCCTGACCGTGGTGGCGGGCATTCATCAGCACATCCACGACCTGAACGCGGTCATTTTCCTGAGCCGCGCGCTGGCCCTGGACGAGGGCCGGTCGGTGCTCGATGAGGACCTGGTCGGACGAAGCCTGGCGATGGTCGAGTTCCACCTGGCCAACCAGACGCGGCTCTACTCGCACACGCTCAAGGGCCATCTCAAGTCGTCGCTGGACGACCTGATGCTGGCGGCGAAAAGCCTGCGGCTCATGGCGCTTCGGGTCGAAGAGCCGGTGCTGGAAGCGGTGGGCGCGTAG
- a CDS encoding Gfo/Idh/MocA family oxidoreductase translates to MSFRIGLVGLCTSHPQSWVPVIRDLTARKLVDTEVVAAWDSGETREAGFAKTFCKEHQIAQPVDRIEDMLELVDGVIVHTANWDRHLEQAAPFVNAGKSVLIDKPMVGNLRDANQLRDWAKQGARITGGSSLRFNYEVGQYLAKPVSERGTVHTAFAGCGTDEFNYGIHAYALLACLMGPGVRSVRYLGASGQKHVQVTWSDGRVGLLSVGQQAWIPFYITAVTDKGVSQITTDNTILYRSLLEATLPYLTGKEKNPPLPMDQLLEPELTAMAARMSWLSGGGEVFLTDLRQDDPGYDGAQFAIEYRRARMGG, encoded by the coding sequence ATGTCGTTTCGGATCGGTCTGGTTGGTCTGTGCACCTCTCACCCGCAGAGCTGGGTTCCGGTCATCCGGGACCTGACCGCCAGAAAGCTGGTGGACACTGAGGTCGTCGCCGCCTGGGACAGCGGCGAGACCCGCGAGGCCGGTTTCGCCAAGACCTTCTGCAAGGAACACCAGATCGCCCAGCCGGTCGATCGTATCGAGGACATGCTCGAACTGGTCGACGGCGTGATCGTCCACACCGCCAACTGGGATCGCCACCTCGAACAGGCTGCGCCCTTCGTGAACGCGGGCAAATCAGTCCTGATCGATAAGCCCATGGTTGGCAACCTCCGCGACGCCAACCAGCTTCGTGACTGGGCCAAACAGGGCGCGCGGATCACCGGCGGATCGAGCCTGCGATTCAATTACGAGGTCGGCCAGTATCTCGCCAAGCCGGTTTCGGAGCGCGGGACCGTCCATACCGCGTTTGCCGGCTGCGGGACCGACGAATTCAACTACGGCATTCACGCCTACGCCCTGCTCGCGTGCCTGATGGGGCCCGGTGTCCGATCGGTTCGCTATCTTGGCGCCAGCGGCCAGAAGCACGTGCAGGTCACCTGGTCCGACGGGCGTGTCGGTCTGCTGTCAGTCGGGCAGCAGGCGTGGATTCCCTTCTACATCACCGCTGTAACGGACAAAGGCGTCAGCCAGATCACGACCGACAACACCATCCTTTACCGCTCGCTTCTGGAGGCCACGCTGCCCTACCTGACCGGCAAGGAAAAGAACCCGCCTCTGCCGATGGATCAGCTTCTGGAGCCGGAACTGACCGCCATGGCGGCTCGCATGTCGTGGCTCTCCGGCGGCGGCGAGGTCTTCCTGACCGATCTGCGGCAAGACGATCCGGGCTACGACGGCGCGCAGTTCGCCATCGAGTATCGGCGGGCGAGGATGGGCGGATAG
- a CDS encoding dihydrodipicolinate synthase family protein encodes MSDQAVSQRRLALIRERLGNPPARLWCALLTPYRQVNGRLEIDAEHLTAHLRTIAPYVGGLLVAGSTGDGWDMSNDQFRRLVELTADETIVPRRIPKLYGILGATTEIVLEKARIARSVVGEAEAMFTACPPIGEHHSLDAIEAHYHRVLDTLKAPISLYELPQITRNHVAPELLQRLAARYPHLVMLKDTSGADAVATAGLDYGGVFLVRGAESDYASHLKPMGGAYDGLLLSSGNTFTPILSQILTAVEQGRREEALSHSKRLTGVMTRMLSAADGLPFGNMFANGNRAVDHMLAHGEKWRDVPGPYAFTGQAIDRQVMEQIEVVLKDENLLPQKGYMA; translated from the coding sequence ATGAGCGATCAGGCGGTTTCGCAGCGACGGTTGGCGTTGATCCGGGAGCGGCTGGGCAATCCGCCGGCGCGGCTGTGGTGCGCCCTGCTGACGCCGTATCGGCAGGTAAACGGCCGGTTGGAGATCGACGCCGAGCACCTGACCGCGCACCTGCGGACGATCGCGCCCTACGTGGGCGGCCTGCTGGTGGCTGGCTCGACCGGCGACGGCTGGGACATGAGCAACGACCAGTTTCGCCGGCTGGTGGAACTGACGGCGGACGAGACCATCGTGCCGCGGCGAATTCCCAAGCTCTACGGCATCCTCGGCGCCACGACCGAAATCGTGCTCGAAAAAGCCCGCATCGCCCGGTCGGTCGTCGGCGAGGCCGAGGCCATGTTCACCGCCTGTCCGCCCATCGGCGAGCACCACAGCCTCGATGCCATTGAGGCCCATTATCATAGGGTGCTCGATACGCTGAAGGCCCCGATCTCGCTGTACGAACTGCCGCAGATCACCAGGAACCACGTGGCGCCGGAACTCCTGCAGCGGCTGGCCGCCCGCTATCCGCACCTGGTGATGCTCAAGGATACCAGCGGGGCCGACGCGGTGGCGACCGCGGGCCTCGACTACGGCGGCGTATTCCTCGTGCGCGGCGCCGAGAGCGACTACGCCTCGCACCTCAAGCCAATGGGCGGGGCCTATGACGGCCTGCTGCTCAGCTCCGGCAACACCTTTACGCCGATCCTGAGTCAGATCCTTACCGCGGTCGAGCAGGGCCGGCGCGAAGAGGCCCTGTCGCACTCCAAGCGCCTCACCGGAGTCATGACGCGAATGCTCAGCGCCGCTGACGGGCTCCCGTTCGGCAACATGTTCGCCAACGGCAACCGCGCCGTCGATCACATGCTCGCCCACGGCGAGAAGTGGCGAGACGTGCCGGGCCCGTACGCGTTCACCGGCCAGGCGATCGACCGGCAGGTCATGGAGCAGATCGAGGTGGTGCTCAAGGACGAAAACCTGCTGCCGCAGAAGGGCTACATGGCGTAG